A single window of Venturia canescens isolate UGA chromosome 3, ASM1945775v1, whole genome shotgun sequence DNA harbors:
- the LOC122407812 gene encoding uncharacterized protein, with protein MFYRIEWKTTDGRIATKTVGARELFLRDAKAENGLTQCTDDFLKKYLRDPKALVSLRILDEADNKENYRQIRVITYGETEQELKSVGLDDIGRGKRLMFKKTHIDTPETLQARAINVKGPCVKIMRSNDNESNKQRLKDKVSYCFLS; from the exons atgttttatcGCATCGAATGGAAAACTACGGATGGAAGGATCGCGACGAAAACCGTTGGAGCGCGTGAATTGTTTTTGCGTGATGCCAAAGCCGAAAACGGATTGACGCAATGTactgacgattttttgaagaaatatcTAAGAGATCCAAAGGCCCTCGTATCGTTGCGTATTCTGGATGAAGCTGACAATAAAGAAAACTACAGACAAATCCGTGTTATCACCTATGGAG AAACTGAACAGGAATTGAAATCGGTCGGTCTTGATGACATTGGTCGGGGGAAACGATTGATGTTTAAGAAAACCCATATAGATACACCGGAAACACTGCAAGCGAGGGCAATAAATGTGAAAGGACCTTGCGTAAAAATCATGAGAAGCAATGACAACGAGTCGAATAAGCAGCGATTGAAAGATAAGGTGAGCTATTGTTTTTTGTCATAA